Proteins from one Rosa chinensis cultivar Old Blush chromosome 7, RchiOBHm-V2, whole genome shotgun sequence genomic window:
- the LOC112178736 gene encoding aluminum-activated malate transporter 12: MFPKVHAGMDMEMNSNMDCGKSKGIIGEKSMRILVDKMKKYPVSIWRTMWKVGRDDPRRAIHAVKVGLALTLVSLLYLLQPLFTGIGQNAIWAVMTVVVVLEFTAGATLCKGLNRGLGTLLAGSLAFFIEYIATESGHIFRAVFIGAAVFLIGAAATYIRFIPYIRKNYDYGVVIFLLTFNLITVSSYRVDNVMKIAHDRFFTIAIGCGVCLLMSLLVFPNWSGEELHSSTVFKLEGLARSIEACVNEYFSEQDQIEANEDKSTKDPIYEGYKAVLDSKSFDETMALHASWEPRHSRHCYRFPWQQYVKLGNVLRHFGYTIVALHGCLRTEIQTPRSVRGLFKDPCIRLAGEVSKGLQELANSVRNRRHCSPEILSDHLHEALQDLNTAIKSQPRLFLGANSNQATNMLALAAAHATSQKHAKYSSGGGGVSLSSVKTDSSALMEWKSKRESSERKFLRPQLSKIAITSLEFSEALPFAAFAALLVETVAKLDNVIEEVEELGRIACFKEYEHGDENIVVTSDKPQIIDVTQNQLPSHGVD, encoded by the exons ATGTTTCCCAAAGTTCATGCAGGCATGGATATGGAAATGAACAGCAACATGGATTGTGGGAAAAGCAAAGGCATCATTGGAGAGAAGAGTATGCGAATTCTTGTTGACAAGATGAAAAAATACCCGGTTTCGATTTGGAGGACCATGTGGAAAGTGGGAAGAGATGATCCAAGAAGAGCGATCCATGCTGTGAAAGTTGGTCTGGCTTTGACACTGGTCTCATTGTTGTATCTGTTGCAGCCACTCTTCACTGGGATTGGACAGAATGCCATTTGGGCTGTCATGACTGTTGTTGTTGTGCTGGAGTTCACTGCAG GGGCAACTTTATGCAAAGGACTCAACAGAGGATTGGGGACACTGTTAGCTGGATCTTTGGCATTTTTCATTGAGTATATTGCAACTGAATCTGGTCACATATTTCGAGCAGTTTTCATTGGAGCTGCAGTTTTCCTGATAG GAGCTGCAGCAACATACATCAGGTTCATTCCTTATATTAGGAAGAACTATGATTATGGAGTTGTCATATTTCTCTTGACCTTCAATCTGATAACTGTGTCAAGCTACCGTGTTGACAATGTCATGAAAATCGCTCATGATCGCTTCTTCACCATCGCTATAGGCTGTGGTGTCTGCCTCCTTATGAGTCTTCTGGTATTTCCAAATTGGTCAGGAGAAGAGCTACATAGTTCCACTGTCTTCAAGCTTGAAGGCCTAGCTAGATCTATTGAAG CTTGTGTGAATGAGTACTTCAGTGAACAAGATCAAATAGAAGCAAACGAAGACAAATCAACTAAGGATCCGATATATGAAGGTTATAAGGCTGTTTTGGACTCAAAATCTTTTGATGAAACCATG GCCTTACATGCAAGTTGGGAACCAAGGCACTCAAGGCACTGTTACAGATTTCCATGGCAGCAATATGTCAAATTGGGAAATGTTCTTCGCCATTTCGGGTACACTATTGTAGCTCTACATGGATGTCTACGAACTGAAATTCAG ACCCCAAGATCTGTTAGAGGTCTATTCAAGGACCCCTGCATTAGGCTTGCAGGAGAAGTATCAAAAGGACTACAGGAACTGGCCAACAGCGTTAGGAATCGTCGCCATTGCTCCCCCGAAATACTCTCTGATCATCTCCATGAAGCCTTACAAGACCTCAACACCGCCATAAAGTCACAACCGAGACTTTTCCTAGGCGCAAACAGCAACCAGGCTACCAACATGCTTGCTTTAGCAGCTGCACACGCCACATCCCAAAAGCACGCAAAGTACTCGTCAGGGGGAGGAGGAGTTTCTTTGTCAAGTGTGAAAACCGACAGCTCTGCATTGATGGAATGGAAATCCAAGAGGGAGTCTTCCGAGAGGAAGTTCCTGCGGCCACAGTTGAGCAAAATCGCAATAACTAGCCTCGAGTTCTCAGAAGCACTTCCTTTTGCTGCCTTTGCTGCTTTGCTGGTGGAGACAGTGGCAAAGCTTGACAATGTGATTGAGGAAGTTGAAGAACTGGGAAGGATTGCATGCTTCAAAGAGTATGAACATGGTGATGAGAATATTGTTGTTACTAGTGACAAGCCACAAATAATTGatgtaactcaaaaccaattgcCTTCCCATGGTGTTGATTAA